CAGTTTGGTAGCGAAGCTAAAGTAAAGGAAGCCGGTAAAATGCGAGTAGAAGGTAAAGAATACATAGTTAAGGATGGCGATGTAATGCACTTTAGGTTCAATGTATAATTCGTTAAGAAGGAAAGAACTATCATATAGCTCTCTATATTGAGTTTTTCGTAAAATCATATTTTAAAGACCACATAAGTATAACTTTTGTGGTCTTCCTTTATTTTAACAGTTATTTGTCCATACTGTTTATAAAAGAAATCAACATCATTTTAGGATAAGCCTATTTATGGTTAAATTCACAATTCTAAAAAATACTCTAGCAAATTGAAGAATTTCATAGATGAATTGAACGATGCCCAAAGAGCGCCCGTTCTTCACAAAGACGGTCCACTAATGGTTATTGCGGGTGCAGGGTCTGGCAAGACAAGAGTGCTTACCTTTCGGATTGCCTACTTAATGCAGCAAGGCGTTGACCCTTTCAATATTTTGGCACTGACCTTTACCAATAAGGCGGCGCGTGAAATGAAAGAGCGTATTGCTAAGATCGCGGGTAGATCCGAGACCAAAAACCTTTGGATGGGAACGTTTCACTCTGTTTTTGCAAAGTTGTTGCGGTATGATGGAGATAAATTAGGCTTCCCGAGTAATTTCACCATTTATGATACACAAGACTCTCAGCGTTTATTAGCTTCCATAATTAAAGAAATGGGGCTTGACAAGGACATTTATAAGTATAAACAAGTACAGAACCGTATTTCGTCTTTTAAGAATAGCCTTATTACGGTTAAAGCATATTTGAACAATCCTGATTTGGTAGAGGCAGATGCCATGGCTAAAAGACCTAGAATAGGAGAGATATACCAAAATTATGTAGACCGCTGTTTTAAAGCGGGTGCAATGGATTTTGATGACCTTTTACTTCGTACAAACGAACTATTAAATCGTTTCCCTGAAGTATTGGCAAAATATCAGGATCGGTTTAGGTATATTTTGGTAGATGAGTACCAAGATACCAACCACTCGCAATATCTTATTGTAAAAGCTCTTGCAGATCGTTTTCATAACATTTGCGTTGTGGGTGATGATGCACAGAGTATTTATTCTTTCCGTGGTGCTAACATTAGTAATATCTTAAATTTCCAGAAAGATTACGACAATGTAGGTATGTATCGTCTAGAACAGAATTACAGGTCTACTAGAAATATTGTAAACGCAGCCAATTCCATAATTGCGAATAATAAAGAGCAGTTAGAGAAAGTAGTTTGGACCTCAAATGATGATGGCGGAAGCATAAAAATACACAGGAGTACCACTGATGCAGAAGAAGGTAGGTTCGTTGCGGGTTCCATTTGGGATCACAAAATGAACGAACAATTAGATAATGGTCAGTTTGCAGTTTTGTACCGTACCAACTCGCAATCACGTGCTATTGAAGATGCCTTAAGAAAGCGTGATATTCCCTACCGTATTTACGGTGGACTTTCTTTTTATCAACGTAAAGAAATTAAGGACGTTTTAAGTTATTTGCGCTTGATCATTAACCCTAAAGATGAGGAAGCGCTAAAACGGATTATCAATTTCCCTGCTCGTGGTATAGGTCAAACCACTTTAGATAAGCTAACGGTGGCAGCCAATCATTATAATCGTTCTATTTTTGAGGTTATTCAAAACCTTGATAAGATTAATTTAAAAATTAATGCTGGTACGCAACGAAAACTTCAGGATTTTACCACCATGATCCAAAGTTTTCAAATCATGAACAAAACAACCGATGCTTTTGTTTTAGCCGAACATGTGGCCAAAAAAACAGGTGTTCTTTTAGAGTTTAAAAAGGATGGTACACCAGAAGGAATTGGCAAGATGGAGAATATTGAAGAGCTGCTCAACGGTATTAAAGATTTTGTTGAGGGGCAGAAAGAAATAGACGAAGCTACTGGTAGTATTAGTGAGTTTCTGGAGGATGTTGCCCTGGCAACCGATTTGGATAATGACAAGGGAGATGATGATCGCGTGGCTTTGATGACTATTCATCTAGCTAAGGGGCTTGAATTTCCGTATGTGTATATTGTTGGGATGGAGGAAGACCTTTTTCCTTCCGGCATGAGTATGAATACCCGTAGTGAATTGGAAGAGGAGCGAAGGTTGTTTTACGTAGCATTAACGCGTGCAGAGAAACAGGCCTATCTTACATATACCCAAAATAGATACCGATGGGGAAAATTGATAGACGCTGAACCGAGTCGGTTTTTAGAGGAAATCGATGAAAAATATGTAGAGAACCTTACGCCAATTGATACTGGGTATCGCTACAAGCCACTTTTGGATAATGATATTTTTGGGGAAGTAGATAAAAGTAGATTAAGGCAGGCTAAACCAGTAGGCGGAACACCTCCTAGCCGTAAAAAACCGAATGAAACACAGCTTAGGAAGTTAAGAAAATTGAAACCTGAACTGGCTACTCCTGTTGGGAATACCAATTCTGTAGACCCAAATTTAGCTGAAGGCAGTGTTATTAACCACACTCGTTTTGGTCGTGGTAAAGTAATAAAAATTGAAGGCATAGGTAACGATAGAAAAGCCGAAATTCAATTTGAAAAAGGAGATATAAAGAAATTGCTACTTCGTTTTGCTAAGTTAGAGGTAATAAGCTAATTGATAACTATTTTTCTCGATAACCGAGATTAAATGCCTAGTGGACTTGCCCGGAGGTAGTTTTACATGAAACAAAAAGCCCCATGAATAGATTTCATGGGGTTTTTCTATTTGTCATATATGTGGGCGGGGTATGTTAATGCTGAAAAACAATTGAGAAAGGAATTTCATAGGTTACTCCATTATCAGTAACCAAGACCTTACCATCACTTTTTTGATCCATTTCATTAAGATAATTATCCTCTAGTTGGCCTGTTACTACAGAAGTAGGGTAGTTTAAGAAGTTCTTCACACTCAACGAATTTTCTACAAAAAGTATTTCATCAACCTGAATGCCTTCAATGCTTTCATTGAATGTTATTCTTGCTTGTTTGTAAAATGGTTTATCTGACTTAACACCTATAATGGCTTCGGTTACAACTAGTGTAGGATGTGTTGAAGCGGGTTGTAATATTTCAATCTCTATACCTGTCTCAGCATCATTATTGTTATTGTACCCTATAAGGTTATTTTTCAATTTAAGTTCATAACTGCCACTCTGAACTTTATCCGGAATCGGAAGGCTCAGAGTATTTTCACTGTTTGACTCTACTGGAAAACGATATGAAAGGTCTTTTCCGCTAGCATCCGTTGATGCTAAAACTATTTCAGAAAACTCTCTAAATATATACTCTCCCTTATTTGCAAAGTATAGGTTTTCTCCGGTAACGGTCAGCATATCACCTTTTGTATATACATTTTTGCTAACGGATGCATTTTTAGGACTTCCTCCAGAAACCACTGGGATAGCTTTTCCCCAGTAGTCTATAAGATTGTATTCATATATTTCTCCATCAAGATGAATAGCAAATTTGTAATCGATACCGTTGGGCGCATCTGCAGTATCCAGGTCAGGAAGGGTGAGAACAAAACTCTCATTACCGGACCCAGAGCTATAGGTTGCATTTGTAAATTCATATGCTACACCATCCTTTTTGAGGCTAAAAGTATAATCTTCTAAGCGAGAATGATCTAAGTACAAATTAGCAGAAATGTGAGCTCCAGGGCGGCTTATAACCCTGTCCAATTCGCCATTAATACTAGCATGGCTAAAGTTGGGTGTTCCTTTGCTAAAACGAAGGTCACTATCATTAGTTTCTGTACTATTATCATGTTCAATAAAAATCTCAATCTCATACCTTCCATTTAAATATGATTCTGGTAATCTAGCTGTTACAGCATCACTTCTATAGGATGTATTTTCAATCTTTTCAACAATTAACGGTGTACTTTCACGGGTATGGCTGTTTATCAAATTGACTTTAACACTGTCCAAAATTGGATTGGTGGGATAGGCGTTAAAAGTAATGGTTTCGCCAGGTGCTTTATCGGCAAACATATTTATGCTAAAAGGTGGTAGCTCAACTTGATCAAGACGATTGTCCACACTAACAATATATTTCTTAGAGTCTCCTGAATGGAAAGTAACCGTATAAGTAACTGGATTGGTAAAGTCTAATGTTTCGTCAGATTTAGGTATACTAGTAGCTCCCTCAGGAAGATTAAGGTGAAGCTTTAGAGCCGGAATATTGCTTAGATATGGAATACGATACTGAATTGAATCTGCCTCAGCTTCCGGTTGTTTAATATGGTTAAAATTACTTCTACCTTCAGCCAGATTCATGAAACTAAAAACGACATTTTTGTTTTCGGCATCTTCGTCTTCATTGGCAAGGTTAACTTTATAAATATTGGTGGTGCCGTTTTCCGCGGTAACCGTATAAATTACTTCTTTGGTAAAGTCTTGTGCAACACCGGATTTTGGCGAGATTGTTGCTTTTTCTGAAATGGTTATTACAGGAGTTAAACCCGTCAGATTAATTTCAGCAGGAAATGTGTGTAAGATTTCATTGGAATTGATCACTAGTTGATTTTTTGTGTCTTGAATAGTTACGCTAAATTCCAGTAATTCATTCTTGTCACTTTTTGATTGTGTTTCTTCGGTTTCATTAGAATCTTTAGAGCACGAGACAAAAATTAAAAGAAAACACATTGATAATTTAAATAAGGGGGAGAGTTTCATAAAATAGGGTCTTTAGTTTTATTTCATCGATTTTTATAACGTTTTACGCTATATTTTATTTGTATAATTCGATGAACGGTTTTTGGTGAAATTTTGTTCTTTTGGTTTAGTTATGGGAATAAATTGGTTAGCCAAATTGGATAAAGAAAAATGGATTATTTTTGAAGTGGAGTTAATGATGATAATGTTATGGCTGAGTTTATAAGAATTTACGAAGAGAACCCTAACCCTAAAGAAATTAATAGGGTAGTGGAGGTACTAAGAAAAGGAGGTTTGGTTATCTATCCTACAGATACCGTTTATGGTTTGGGGTGTGATATTACCAACTCGCGTGCACTTGAAAAAATAGCCCGAATAAAGGGTATAAAATTAGCCAAGGCCAATTGGTCTTTTATATGTGAGGATCTCAGCAATCTTTCTGATTATGTGCGTCAAATAGACACGGCTACATTTAAAATATTGAAAAGGGCATTACCTGGTCCGTATACTTTTATTCTTCCGGGTAATACAAATTTGCCTAAAGACTTTAAAAAGAAAAAGACCGTAGGCATTCGTGTGCCTTATAATTCTATAGCTAAAGCTCTTGTGGAGGGTTTGGGCAACCCTATAGTGTCAACTTCTATTAGGGATGATGATGATTTATTGGAGTATACTACCGATCCGGAACTCATTTATGAGAAGTGGGAGAATTTGGTAGATGTTGTGATTGATGGCGGATATGGAGATAATATGGCGTCTACAGTGATTGATCTGTCTACTGGCGAGCCTGAAGTTCTTAGGGAAGGCAAGGGTAGTCTAGATATCTTTTAAGTTGGGTATTAGTTGTTTATTTATAAAACGAGAATATTGGACATAAAAAAACCGCTACTTAATTTAAGTAGCGGTTTTTACTTATGCTTTTATAGCTTCTTAGTTGTTGATGGCAGGATCATCCATACCTTCTTCAATCATGCTATAGAACTGATCAATTTTAGGAAGTACAACAATACGTGTTCTTCTGTTTTTTGATTTTTCAGTTGTAGAAACAGGAACATACTCTGATCTACCGGCAGCAGTCATACGCTTAGGGTCAACATTATAATCATTCTGTAAAATTCTAACTACGGCAGTAGCACGCTTTACACTTAAATCCCAGTTGTCTAATAAAACGCCATGTCTTCCGTAAGGAACATCATCAGTATGGCCTTCTACCATAAACTCAAAATCTGGCTTGTTGTTCACAACTTGTGCAACTTTTCCAAGAATATTTTTTGCTTTGCTAGTAACATTGTAGCTACCACTACTAAACAATAATTTATCTGAGATAGATACAAAAACAACACCTTTTTCTACACTAATTTGAATGTCTTCGTCATCTAAGTTACCTAAAACACCTTTTAAGCTCTGAACCAAAGAAAGGTTTACAGAATCTCTTCTAGTGATTGCATCTTGTAACTTACGAATAGTAAGATCTTTCTCTTGTAAGCTTTCCAAAGACTTCTCAAGGTTCTCGGCACCTTTAGATGTCAAGGTAGTCAAGTTGCCCATGTTATTGATCAACTCTTGGTTATTCGCTTTTAAAAATGAATTCTGATCTTGTAATGTTTTTAGTCTAGAACTAGCAGTAGCCTTTTCTTCTAAACAATCGTTCAATTTAACCGTTGCGGAATTTAAAAGATCCTGAGCTTCCTTGTGCTTGGTTTCTAAATCTGAATACTTCTTCTGTGAAACACATGAGGACAACAACAAGGTCACTCCTAAACAGCCTAAAATTAATTTCTTCATAATGAGAGTTACTAGTATTTAATGTTTGTTATTTGATTTTTTTATAAGCGTCACTAAGCTACAAAATTATATAATCGTCAAGCTCAGTATTGGTAAAATTAGTTAATGTTTTACTAAATCGTTAAAATTCTTTATATGATGTACGAAATGCTGCCATACAATGGACTTCACCTTATAATACTTTGGGATAAAATTAGCTTTTTCACGCCTTTTATACATCTTTCCAAAATGTCTATAAAAACTTAAATGCGCCTTTAAAATGGCAAAACAGTGCGTGAATTTTAGCTGAAAAATGAAGCGTAAAGCCGCAACACCATCTGACAAGAGGCGTATGAGTACTAAAATCAATGCTTTTCTTCGTGGTAAGTTTTTCATCAAGGAAAAAAGAGAATTTCTAAAATTAAGAAAAGTCTTTTTCGGATTCATGTTACTTAGGGTTGAACCTCCCAAATGATAGACATGAGAAGTACCTACATATAAGATTTTATATCCCTTATTTTTTGCTCTCCAACATAAATCAACCTCTTCTTGATGGGCAAAGTAATCTTCGTCAAAACCTTTTAAATCCCAAAAGACATCACTTTTAATGAACATACATGCTCCAGTAGCCCAGAATATTTCAATAATATCATCATATTGACCTTTGTCTTCCTCTAGTTCCTGAAAAATTCGACCTCTACAAAACGGATAGCCCAGCTGATCAATGAAGCCACCACCTGCACCTGCATATTCAAAATGATCTTTACGCATCAAATCGAGGATTTTTGGCTGAATAATGGCCGCATCCTTATTTTCGTTAAATGCTTTAATGATAGGTTCTAACCATCCCTCTGTAACTTCTACATCAGAATTTAGAAGACAGTATACATCTGCTTCAACACTTTTTAAGCCTATATTATAGCCTGTGGTAAATCCGCCATTTTTAGCGTTTTGAACAACGGTGACATTAGGGTAGTTGGTCTCAACAAAAGCCACAGAGCCATCCGTAGATGCGTTATCTACAACGTATATATCTGCACCATCGGAATATTGAATGACCGATGGCAGGTACCTTTCAAGAAGTACCTCTCCGTTCCAATTAAGTATGACTATGGCTATACGCAAGACGATGGCAAATTAACGGCTAAAATCAGGAATATTCCTTAGAAAAGTATACTTTTCTGACGTAAAATCCATTTTACAATAAAAATGGTCAAGTCCATTGGTCACCATCAGGAAGTCTGCTTTAAGTTCTAGGTTATAGCGCGCTATTTGATCAAAGGTAATTTGGCTAATACTTATTTCGGGAGCTTTGCATTCTACGAGTATGTGAATGCTCCCATCTGAATTAAAAACAACTACATCATACCTTTTTTTAATGTTATTGATAATCAGCTGTTTCTCCACATTTACTAAGCTTTTTGGGTATTTTTTTTCTATCACAAGATAATTAACCACATGTTGTCTTACCCATTCTTCCGGTTGCAGAACCACAAATTTTTTGCGTATGGTGTCAAAAATACGCACGTTATTTTCGCTACTTTTGAAACGGAATTTATACTCAGGGAAATTAAGGGGTACCATATAGCAAATTTGATGATTTTTTTTGGATGGATGAAGCAAAACAAATAGTTAACGATATTAAAAACGGCATAATTAAACCCATATATTTTTTATTTGGGGAGGAGCCCTATTATATTGATGCCATTGCCTCATATATTGAGAAAAATTTACTTGCGGAAGAGGAAAAGGGTTTTAATCAAATGGTTCTTTATGGAAAAGATGTAACCATAGATGATATTGTTGCTAATGCAAAAAGATATCCTATGATGGCAGAACGTCAAGTAGTCATTGTTAAAGAGGCTCAGCATTTAGTGCGCACCATTGAAAACTTGACCGCTTATGTAGATAACCCCCAAGTAACAACGGTATTGGTTGTTTGTTATAAGTACAAAAAATTAGACAAGCGTAAGAAGCTATATAAGTCGGTGCAAAAGGCTGGGGTTCTTTTTGAGAGCAAAAAGCTATACGAAAACCAAGTTTCTGATTGGATTAGGAAAAATTTACAGGGAAGGGGATACAACATTTCTCATAAAGCTGCAATTCTACTTACTGAGTATTTAGGAACTGACTTGAGCCGTATTAATAATGAAATAGAAAAGCTTCAACTGGTATTGCCAAAACAGAGTGAGATTACCCCAGCAGAGATTGAAGCTCACATTGGTATTAGTAAAGATTATAATAATTTTGAGCTGAAAAAGGCCATTGGTGAGAGAAATGTGCTGAAAGCCACGCGGATAATCAATTATTTTGCGCAAAACCCAAAAGATAATCCATTTGTTCTCACCGTTACTTTATTACATACCTTTTTTAGTCAGCTTTTGCAATACCATGGTTTAAAGGATCATTCTCCCAAAAGTGTTGCGAGCGCACTACGAATTAACCCGTATTTTGTGGGTGAGTTTCAGACAGCGGCACGAAATTATCCTATGAGAAAAGTAAGCGGAATTATATCTGCTCTTCGTGAAATGGATTTGAAAGGAAAAGGAGTAGGAGCTAACGTTAATTCACAAGCAGATCTTTTAAAAGAACTATTGGTGAAAATTTTATAAGTTATCTTTTGTCTATACTGAATTTTCCGGGTCCTAAAAGAATAATAGAAACGAATACCGCAAAATAAATTAAGGCTAACTCTTTCTTCTGAAAAGGGTCTGCTCCATGTATAAGGAAGGCTGCAACTGCCATAGTAACAGCTGTAGGTATGGCTACCCATCTGGTCTTAAAGCCAAATATGATTAAAATTGGACAAACCAACTCTGCTAGCACAGCTAAAAATAAAGAAGGTGTTGCGCCTATACCTATAGGGTCCGCAAATTCAACACCATTGATTAACATTTGCAATTTTCCATATCCATGAACAGCCATCATTGCAGATGCTGAGATTCGTAATAGAGCTAGGCCAATATCTTTCAAAAGTGTGTTAGACATGTATTTTTTAATTTGTATTAATGATAAAAGTATTGTTTTTTACGAATTGACCAAAATACAAATGAAACAAATAATTCTACTGGAACAACTTGGTTTATGGTGCTGTTAGTAAATTAAATACCAATAGGTTTGATAACGAAGTGTTTAGCGTAGTTTAGGGAAGCTTTCAGGGTCTAATTCATTCATAATCGCATATACTTTTTCAAATACATCTTCTGTATTGGGTTTTGAAAAATAGTCGCCATCCGTGCCATATGCGGGTCTGTGAGGTTGGGCGCTTAAAGTTTGTGGTGCGGAGTCTAAATAGGCATATGCTCCTTGATTTTCTATAATTTCGCGAAGCAAATAAGCTGAACATCCCCCAGGGACATCTTCATCTATCACCAATAATCTATTTGTTTTCTTTACACTTTCTAAAGTGTCATGGTGTATATCAAATGGCAGTAAAGTTTGTGCATCGATTACTTCGGCGTCAATACCAACTTCTTTTAATTCTTCAGCAGCTTTTAATACAATTCTAAGTGTAGATCCATAGGAGACCAAAGTAATGTCACTCCCGTGTTTAAGAGTTTCAACTTTACCGATAGGTGTACAGAATTCCCCCAGGTTTACCGGTTTTCTTTCTTTTAGCCTGTAGCCATTTAAACTTTCAATTACAAGCGCAGGCTCATCTGTTTTTAAAAGGGTATTATAAAAACCTGCCGCTTGCGTCATGTTTCGCGGAGAAAGAATATACATGCCACGGAGTGAATGAATCAATGTTCCCATAGGAGAACCTGAATGCCATATACCCTCTAGACGATGCCCTCTTGTACGCACAATTAAAGGTGCTTTTTGTTTTCCAAAAGTCCGGTACCTTAAACAGGCTACATCATCTGTTAGTGTTGCTAGAGCATAAAATATGTAATCTAAATATTGAATTTCGGCTATAGGTCGGAGCCCTCTCATGGCCATTCCTGTTCCTTGCCCAATAATGGTAGTTTCCCGTATGCCCGTATCTGCTACTCGGAATTTACCATATTTCTTTTGCAGTCCCTCAAGGCCTTGGTTTACATCACCAATAGCACCACTGTCTTCACCAAAAACCAGACTGTTGGGGTATTTTTCAAATATCTTGTCAAAATTATCGCGTAGAATAACGCGTCCGTCAACGTTTTCTATTGTGTCTGCATAAACCGGTTTGATTTCTGCAACATTCTTAGCACCTGTAGGGCCATCATTATATAAATTGGCACTATATTTTGGTTGAGTTTCTTTAAGGAAAGAGTTCGTCCAGTTTAAAAGTTCCTGTTTTTCCGAAAATGACTCTCCAATTAAATATCTTAACGCTTTTCTTGAACTTACAGCTAAATCTTTTTTAACGGGCTCTTCAATGGCTATGAGATCGTTTTTTACTTTTGCTATAAAGTTTTTGTTCTGGCTTTTAGCAGATGTTTTATCCAATAATTGGACTAGCTCTTTTTTGAGTGCTTTGTGCTCCTCTAGGTATTCTGACCATGCTTCTCTTTTTGCAGAACGTACTTCTCTAACGATATTCTTTTCTATTGCTTTAAGTTCTTCGTCCGTAGTAATTCCGGTTTCAAGAATCCACTCACGAAAACGCTTGTTACAGTCATTTTCTTTTTCCCATTCTAGCCTTTCAGCATCTTTATAACGTTCATGTGAACCAGAAGAGGAATGGCCTTGGGGCTGCGTAAGTTCTGTTACGTGAATAATAACGGGCACATGTTCGTCTCTAGCAATGTCAGAAGCATTTTCATAGGCATGCATAAGAGCCGTGTAATCCCATCCCTTAACTTTAAGGATTTCATAGCCTTCTTTTTCTTCGGTGCGCTTAAAACCGCTGAGCATTTCAGAAATATCTTCCTTAGTAGTATGATATTCAGCTGGTACGGAAATACCATAATCATCATCCCAAATACTAATTACCATTGGAACCTGAAGTACGCCTGCAGCATTAATTGTTTCTAAAAACATACCTTCACTGGTACTGGCGTTACCAATAGTACCCCAAGCTACTTCATTACCTTTGTTAGAGAAATTGGTTGCATCCACACCTTCTAAATTCCTATACATTTGCGATGCTTGGGCAAGTCCCAGCAACCGCGGCATTTGCCCGGCCGTACAAGATATATCTGCACTACTGTTTTTCTGTTCGGTAAGATTTTTCCAGCTACCATCCTCGTTAAGGCTGTGGGTCACATAATGACCGCCCATTTGTCTACCTGCGCTCATAGGCTCTTTCTCAATATCGGTAGTGGCATAAAGTCCATGAAACATTTCCTTAGGGTTCGTTAACCCCAAAGCTAGCATGAACGTTTGATCGCGGTAATATCCGCTTCGGAAATCACCATCTTTAAAAGAGCGGGCCATGGCCAATTGCGGCAGCTCTTTACCGTCTCCGAAAATCCCAAATTTTGCCTTACCGGTCAAAACCTCTTTTCTACCCAATAAACTTACTGTTCTGCTAAGAACGGCAATTTTGTAATCGCTTATAATTTGGGTCTTGAAATCATCAAACGTAATATCGTTACTTGTTTTAGGCGATGTATCCATTAAGCTGTGAGAATTTTCACAAAAATAGCAAACTAGAAGCATTTTTACAATGCTTGCACAACATACTTTATTAAAATATATTTAAAAAAGACTACGAACGAATGGTATTATGATAATTATCAGTTGTGAAATTTATTTTTTATTAAGAATTCAATAACCAAATCTTAAAACCATTTTCTAGTAAATAGCCCTATCAAGGTTTTTGGACTTACAGTAACGATAAATCTAATTTTCTCACCATACTGAGGTTGTGAGACTTCCCATCCATTATTGGAATATACGGGTAGATAGAGTTCAAAATAATCCGTAAGAAGGTTAAGACGAACTCCTGAATCATAAACAAACTTGCCACTTACACCTTTGTTCTTTACGTAACCTAAATCACTATATACTTCAATCCACTTCCAAAGATTTACACTTGTGTTAATGGTGGTAAGGTAGTCATTGGCAAATCTATATTCCTCTGGAAGAAAGGATTTAAAACCACCTTCTGCAATAATAATCTGTTGGCTATAAATACCAGAATCTTCCGATCGTCCCAAATACCCATAATCAAACAAATAATCCGTAGGGCGGTCTAAAGCAAAACTATAGTAGTTAGGGTCTGTATAATCTGTTGTTTTGTTTCTTATAAATTTACCTGCATAAAAACGAAAGTTGAATTGACGGTTGCTCTCAAATAACTTACGATACTCTAACTCAAAAGCAACTTTGGTAAAGTCATTGGCATGCTGCGCATCTGCAAACCAAGAAACATAATTTATTATGCCTGGGTTTCTGTTGGTGTATCTAACGTTTAGAATACTATAATCTGGCGGGGTTTCAAAGTCACCTAAATTCTCATCTTTATCTCGTAAAACATTTACATATCTAAAATTCAGGAACTCTCTTTTGTTTGAAATTAAATTTTCAGGTCGCCATCCAAAAGTAATGGAAGGTGTTATAGTAGAATATCTAGAGTTTTCTTGAAAATGATACGTAGACCCACCAAGCCTAAAATTGGCTACATACAAACCACTTTTGCTAAGGTATTTACGATATGAAAAACTTCCTGAGCCTACGAAACTCTTTTCTCGAAAAGAATAAGAAGGTGAGAAATCATAAACAAAAGGACGCTCCAAGAAGGTTTTGTTATACAATCGCATGCCTGGGGTCCATCCATCATAAATATTAAAGTTGAGAATGGGAACGTAGAAAACCTGATTGTAATAGGGGTTTTCAGAATCTTTAAAGAAAGTAAACTTTAGCTTTTTATTTCCAGAGAAAAAGCCGCCCAAAGACTTCCAATTGTCCCGTTGG
This genomic interval from Zobellia roscoffensis contains the following:
- the holA gene encoding DNA polymerase III subunit delta, producing the protein MDEAKQIVNDIKNGIIKPIYFLFGEEPYYIDAIASYIEKNLLAEEEKGFNQMVLYGKDVTIDDIVANAKRYPMMAERQVVIVKEAQHLVRTIENLTAYVDNPQVTTVLVVCYKYKKLDKRKKLYKSVQKAGVLFESKKLYENQVSDWIRKNLQGRGYNISHKAAILLTEYLGTDLSRINNEIEKLQLVLPKQSEITPAEIEAHIGISKDYNNFELKKAIGERNVLKATRIINYFAQNPKDNPFVLTVTLLHTFFSQLLQYHGLKDHSPKSVASALRINPYFVGEFQTAARNYPMRKVSGIISALREMDLKGKGVGANVNSQADLLKELLVKIL
- a CDS encoding DoxX family protein, whose translation is MSNTLLKDIGLALLRISASAMMAVHGYGKLQMLINGVEFADPIGIGATPSLFLAVLAELVCPILIIFGFKTRWVAIPTAVTMAVAAFLIHGADPFQKKELALIYFAVFVSIILLGPGKFSIDKR
- a CDS encoding alpha-ketoacid dehydrogenase subunit alpha/beta, producing the protein MDTSPKTSNDITFDDFKTQIISDYKIAVLSRTVSLLGRKEVLTGKAKFGIFGDGKELPQLAMARSFKDGDFRSGYYRDQTFMLALGLTNPKEMFHGLYATTDIEKEPMSAGRQMGGHYVTHSLNEDGSWKNLTEQKNSSADISCTAGQMPRLLGLAQASQMYRNLEGVDATNFSNKGNEVAWGTIGNASTSEGMFLETINAAGVLQVPMVISIWDDDYGISVPAEYHTTKEDISEMLSGFKRTEEKEGYEILKVKGWDYTALMHAYENASDIARDEHVPVIIHVTELTQPQGHSSSGSHERYKDAERLEWEKENDCNKRFREWILETGITTDEELKAIEKNIVREVRSAKREAWSEYLEEHKALKKELVQLLDKTSAKSQNKNFIAKVKNDLIAIEEPVKKDLAVSSRKALRYLIGESFSEKQELLNWTNSFLKETQPKYSANLYNDGPTGAKNVAEIKPVYADTIENVDGRVILRDNFDKIFEKYPNSLVFGEDSGAIGDVNQGLEGLQKKYGKFRVADTGIRETTIIGQGTGMAMRGLRPIAEIQYLDYIFYALATLTDDVACLRYRTFGKQKAPLIVRTRGHRLEGIWHSGSPMGTLIHSLRGMYILSPRNMTQAAGFYNTLLKTDEPALVIESLNGYRLKERKPVNLGEFCTPIGKVETLKHGSDITLVSYGSTLRIVLKAAEELKEVGIDAEVIDAQTLLPFDIHHDTLESVKKTNRLLVIDEDVPGGCSAYLLREIIENQGAYAYLDSAPQTLSAQPHRPAYGTDGDYFSKPNTEDVFEKVYAIMNELDPESFPKLR